A window of the Lactuca sativa cultivar Salinas chromosome 5, Lsat_Salinas_v11, whole genome shotgun sequence genome harbors these coding sequences:
- the LOC111887203 gene encoding deSI-like protein At4g17486 isoform X1 yields MRPRNNPFLQLKGFFSFLLHLLLQSVLPNRYKRSKMGVGNTLSPNCSIIGTNDGFIDREVFLNVYDLTPLNSYSIWLGFGVFHTGIEVYGMEYGFGAHDYSISGVFEVEPKSCPGFSYRCSISLGHLSMSASEFREFIEAMASDYHGDTYHLISKNCNHFSDDISQRITGKRIPGWVNRLAKIGALFSCLLPESLEVTTIKQMPDYHTYEDYGSDSASTSSSHEASENDEVDHRVLLSPATEIVLIREVPR; encoded by the exons ATGCGACCCAGGAACAACCCATTCCTGCAATTAAAGGGGTTTTTTTCTTTcttgcttcatcttcttcttcaatcgGTTCTTCCGAATCGATATAAGAGATCGAAAATGGGGGTGGGTAACACCTTATCACCAAACTGCTCAATCATAGGAACAAATGATGGATTTATAGATAGAGAGGTGTTCTTAAATGTATATGATCTTACCCCTCTTAATTCTTACAGCATCTGGTTAGGATTTGGTGTTTTCCATACTGGTATCGAAG TTTATGGTATGGAATATGGATTTGGAGCCCACGATTATTCAATTAGCGGGGTGTTCGAAGTTGAACCGAAGAGCTGCCCGGGTTTTAGCTACAGATGTTCAATTTCATTAGGGCATTTAAGCATGTCGGCTTCAGAGTTTAGGGAATTCATCGAGGCCATGGCTTCCGACTACCATGGCGATACTTATCACCTCATTTCCAAGAATTGCAACCATTTTTCAGATGATATCTCTCAACGGATAACCGGTAAACGGATTCCCGGGTGGGTCAACCGGCTCGCAAAAATAG GTGCCCTTTTCAGTTGTCTCCTTCCTGAAAGCCTTGAAGTCACTACTATTAAACAGATGCCAGATTATCATACATATG AAGATTATGGAAGTGATTCCGCATCAACTTCAAGTAGTCATGAAGCTTCAGAAAACGATGAGGTAGACCACAGGGTTTTGCTTTCACCCGCAACTGAAATAGTTTTGATTAGAGAGGTACCAAGGTAA
- the LOC111887203 gene encoding deSI-like protein At4g17486 isoform X2, producing the protein MRPRNNPFLQLKGFFSFLLHLLLQSVLPNRYKRSKMGVGNTLSPNCSIIGTNDGFIDREVFLNVYDLTPLNSYSIWLGFGVFHTGIEVYGMEYGFGAHDYSISGVFEVEPKSCPGFSYRCSISLGHLSMSASEFREFIEAMASDYHGDTYHLISKNCNHFSDDISQRITGKRIPGWVNRLAKIGALFSCLLPESLEVTTIKQMPDYHTYDYGSDSASTSSSHEASENDEVDHRVLLSPATEIVLIREVPR; encoded by the exons ATGCGACCCAGGAACAACCCATTCCTGCAATTAAAGGGGTTTTTTTCTTTcttgcttcatcttcttcttcaatcgGTTCTTCCGAATCGATATAAGAGATCGAAAATGGGGGTGGGTAACACCTTATCACCAAACTGCTCAATCATAGGAACAAATGATGGATTTATAGATAGAGAGGTGTTCTTAAATGTATATGATCTTACCCCTCTTAATTCTTACAGCATCTGGTTAGGATTTGGTGTTTTCCATACTGGTATCGAAG TTTATGGTATGGAATATGGATTTGGAGCCCACGATTATTCAATTAGCGGGGTGTTCGAAGTTGAACCGAAGAGCTGCCCGGGTTTTAGCTACAGATGTTCAATTTCATTAGGGCATTTAAGCATGTCGGCTTCAGAGTTTAGGGAATTCATCGAGGCCATGGCTTCCGACTACCATGGCGATACTTATCACCTCATTTCCAAGAATTGCAACCATTTTTCAGATGATATCTCTCAACGGATAACCGGTAAACGGATTCCCGGGTGGGTCAACCGGCTCGCAAAAATAG GTGCCCTTTTCAGTTGTCTCCTTCCTGAAAGCCTTGAAGTCACTACTATTAAACAGATGCCAGATTATCATACATATG ATTATGGAAGTGATTCCGCATCAACTTCAAGTAGTCATGAAGCTTCAGAAAACGATGAGGTAGACCACAGGGTTTTGCTTTCACCCGCAACTGAAATAGTTTTGATTAGAGAGGTACCAAGGTAA
- the LOC111887206 gene encoding F-box/kelch-repeat protein At3g06240-like — protein sequence MAEHHRPHKKITTELPSDILFCNILPRLPAESLHRFRYVSKKWHSIISSPEFINSHLHHITKNHRQNHHKLLLLSTTTPCNVHTIDCESPENGISKRNYDDNYDDLILWNPLTGDYKKLSKSHSRKECYYGLYYSDSYDDYRLLCVTLHHHAYIYSLKSDSWRKLDSKTSELKRITCLISESWGESIVQNEKVYFLKQGKRRALGHLSNSIIRFDTKTEKFRKIVTPCFGVGRRDCLNFTLLHNDRYVYLCVIYKENSVELSAKLWRMDGDGDWTEIISYPILPSLYCFQKPVHLMRNGNWVTYCLHSGCHVYKLDPERRFNEMSYSNYDDEFDIPSRGKYIETLVSPNR from the exons ATGGCGGAGCACCACCGTCCCCATAAAAAGATCACGACGGAGCTTCCATCTGACATCCTATTCTGCAACATACTACCAAGGCTGCCGGCTGAATCTCTACACCGTTTCAGGTACGTTTCCAAGAAATGGCACTCAATCATAAGTTCGCCTGAATTTATCAATTCCCACCTCCACCACATCACCAAAAACCACCGTCAAAACCACCACAAACTTCTCCTCTTATCCACCACAACACCATGCAACGTCCACACCATCGATTGTGAATCACCTGAAAACG GCATATCCAAACGTAACTACGATGATAACTACGATGATCTAATATTATGGAATCCTTTAACTGGTGACTACAAGAAGTTGTCTAAATCCCATTCTCGTAAAGAATGCTACTACGGGTTGTATTACAGTGATTCATACGATGACTACAGACTTCTATGTGTAACCCTCCATCACCATGCTTATATATACTCGTTGAAATCAGATTCATGGAGAAAGCTCGATTCTAAGACTAGTGAATTGAAACGTATAACTTGTCTGATTTCAGAAAGTTGGGGGGAGAGTATTGTACAGAATGAAAAAGTGTATTTTTTAAAACAAGGCAAGAGAAGAGCTTTAGGTCATCTGTCTAATTCGATTATAAGGTTTGACACGAAGACAGAGAAGTTCAGAAAGATAGTAACTCCATGTTTTGGAGTTGGAAGGAGAGATTGTTTGAATTTCACGCTTCTACATAATGATAGATATGTTTACTTGTGTGTGATATATAAAGAAAATTCTGTAGAGTTGAGTGCCAAGTTGTGGAGAATGGATGGAGATGGAGATTGGACAGAGATTATAAGCTATCCGATTTTGCCGAGTTTGTATTGCTTTCAGAAGCCTGTGCATTTGATGAGGAATGGGAATTGGGTGACATATTGTTTGCATTCTGGATGTCATGTGTACAAACTGGATCCGGAGAGACGTTTTAATGAGATGTCATACTCAAAttatgatgatgagtttgatatTCCTTCAAGAGGGAAATATATTGAGACTTTGGTGTCACCGAATCGGTAG